One window of Pyrus communis chromosome 12, drPyrComm1.1, whole genome shotgun sequence genomic DNA carries:
- the LOC137710044 gene encoding ribosome-inactivating protein bryodin II-like → MALALSLLYVTPEKYSAFIEALRARLTDGRPTSHGIPVLPRREDVPDDQRFLFVDLTNYNGDTISVAIDVVNVYVAGYCSGNKSYILKDNAENRARTQILFPTAPSATQSTPIQLPFTGDYGELGGYARRIAQPSAARYPGSHSHERIPTLELIPLGRNELDNAITMLHYAASRSDQASSDQAAAFIVIIQMVSEAARFRYIENQVRTRMDENYCPYIPDPAMRSLENNWSALSEQIQNVPANGSRFNRPIQLTNIRNSPHVVDSVEADIVQRRGIAILLYSRQVPTLDRQCCETAGHRHVHDEL, encoded by the coding sequence ATGGCACTTGCCCTCTCTCTTTTGTATGTAACCCCTGAGAAATACAGCGCATTCATCGAAGCACTACGAGCCCGACTCACAGACGGACGACCCACATCACATGGTATACCGGTGTTGCCCCGAAGAGAAGACGTGCCAGACGATCAGCGCTTTCTTTTTGTTGATCTCACCAACTATAACGGCGACACCATCAGCGTCGCAATCGATGTAGTAAACGTTTATGTGGCGGGATATTGTTCTGGGAATAAATCCTACATACTTAAAGATAACGCTGAAAATCGAGCTCGAACGCAGATTTTATTCCCCACCGCCCCCAGCGCCACCCAGTCCACGCCGATTCAGCTGCCCTTCACCGGAGACTAcggcgagcttggaggatacgcACGACGAATAGCACAACCGAGTGCTGCTCGTTACCCAGGGTCACATTCACATGAGCGTATACCTACGCTTGAGCTAATCCCTCTGGGACGCAATGAACTCGATAACGCCATCACTATGCTGCACTATGCGGCATCCCGCTCCGACCAAGCCAGCTCAGACCAAGCCGCAGCGTTTATTGTGATCATTCAGATGGTCTCGGAAGCGGCAAGGTTCCGGTACATTGAGAATCAAGTCCGCACTAGAATGGACGAAAACTACTGTCCTTATATACCAGACCCTGCAATGCGGAGCCTGGAAAACAATTGGTCTGCTCTCTCGGAGCAGATCCAGAATGTACCCGCCAATGGAAGCCGCTTCAATAGGCCTATTCAGCTAACAAATATCCGCAATTCTCCCCACGTAGTTGACAGTGTTGAAGCAGACATAGTTCAGCGGCGGGGCATCGCGATTCTCCTCTACTCGAGACAGGTGCCAACCCTTGACCGGCAGTGCTGTGAGACCGCTGGACATCGTCACGTTCATGATGAACTCTAA